A stretch of the Clostridiales bacterium genome encodes the following:
- a CDS encoding GlsB/YeaQ/YmgE family stress response membrane protein: MLIHLLVSLCIGALCGFAANKIMNGSSQGFLRNALLGIVGGLVGGFIGNLIGIGDGWISSIILAIGGSCLVVWLVRKLGK; encoded by the coding sequence ATGTTGATTCACCTGCTGGTCTCCCTGTGCATCGGCGCCCTGTGCGGTTTCGCCGCCAACAAGATCATGAACGGCAGCTCCCAGGGCTTCCTGCGGAACGCGCTGCTGGGAATCGTCGGCGGTCTCGTCGGCGGATTCATCGGAAACCTGATCGGGATCGGCGACGGCTGGATTTCCAGCATTATCCTCGCCATCGGCGGCTCCTGCCTGGTCGTATGGCTGGTCCGGAAACTGGGCAAATAA
- a CDS encoding DUF3048 C-terminal domain-containing protein has translation MKKLTALLLLVIMVFTACAPLAAAETAIEPDMKLKVSKPAFTANNPVIDGVDPVTGLPTNGEAYTPILQVLDGSEIAYPHWGVESASAIFQVPNQGTGNNKLLALYTTEFPEKAGGSRSARMAFLPIANMFGAVFIAAGAPPIDAGDKLPVNVEYWRRQWGMTTTSGRWYDMNGNDSLKERSSEVAAPHNLLVFIRKIHEKALADGLQFEQRPFLFTDEPLTRGETANVINARFYENNDHKTSNKASNCAFYYQEGINCYFRQSLMGKAEKNNVDFNYDRATENMLTFSNVIVLRIPFKSQNAYGTWYSYTEGNYTGSGQADIFQSGRYIKGAWYRDELMGRLVLIDDEGNELKLQRGKTFFIVNDSRCVISYE, from the coding sequence ATGAAGAAATTGACTGCACTGCTTCTGCTGGTGATCATGGTTTTCACCGCCTGCGCGCCCCTGGCCGCCGCGGAAACCGCCATCGAGCCGGATATGAAGCTGAAAGTTTCCAAGCCCGCTTTTACCGCCAACAATCCCGTCATCGACGGAGTGGACCCGGTGACCGGCCTGCCCACCAACGGGGAAGCCTATACGCCGATCCTGCAGGTGCTGGACGGATCTGAAATCGCCTATCCGCACTGGGGTGTGGAATCCGCCAGCGCGATCTTCCAGGTGCCGAACCAGGGCACCGGCAACAACAAGCTGCTGGCCCTGTACACCACCGAATTCCCGGAAAAAGCCGGCGGCAGCCGTTCCGCCCGGATGGCTTTCCTGCCCATCGCGAACATGTTCGGCGCCGTTTTCATCGCGGCCGGCGCGCCCCCGATTGATGCGGGCGACAAGCTTCCCGTCAATGTGGAATACTGGCGGCGGCAGTGGGGCATGACCACCACGTCCGGCCGGTGGTACGACATGAACGGCAACGATTCCCTGAAGGAACGTTCCAGTGAGGTTGCCGCTCCGCATAACCTGCTGGTATTCATCAGGAAGATCCATGAAAAGGCCCTTGCGGACGGCCTGCAGTTCGAGCAGCGCCCATTCCTCTTCACGGATGAACCGCTCACCCGCGGGGAAACCGCCAATGTCATCAACGCGCGGTTCTATGAGAACAACGACCACAAAACGTCCAACAAGGCTTCCAACTGTGCCTTCTACTACCAGGAGGGAATCAACTGCTACTTCCGCCAGTCCCTGATGGGCAAGGCGGAAAAGAACAACGTCGATTTCAACTATGACCGGGCAACGGAAAACATGCTGACCTTCAGCAACGTCATTGTCCTGCGGATTCCCTTCAAGAGCCAGAACGCGTACGGCACCTGGTACTCCTATACGGAGGGCAATTATACCGGCAGCGGCCAGGCCGATATCTTCCAGAGCGGCCGCTATATCAAGGGCGCCTGGTACCGGGATGAACTGATGGGCCGGCTGGTCCTCATCGACGACGAGGGGAACGAGCTGAAGCTCCAGCGCGGCAAAACCTTCTTCATTGTCAACGACAGCCGCTGCGTCATCTCCTACGAATAA
- a CDS encoding NADH peroxidase, with amino-acid sequence MKWVCPVCGYVHEGPEPPEKCPVCKVPGSKFIKQEGEMTWAAEHVIGVAKDVPEEIKAGLRANFEGECTEVGMYLAMGRAAAREGYPEIAEYWKTAAFEEAEHAAKFAELLGEVVSPSTKENLRVRVEAENGATQGKTDLAKKAKELGLDAIHDTVHEMARDEARHGKAFKGLLDRYFK; translated from the coding sequence ATGAAGTGGGTATGTCCCGTATGCGGGTATGTTCATGAAGGACCCGAACCGCCTGAAAAGTGCCCGGTATGTAAGGTTCCCGGTTCCAAATTCATCAAGCAGGAAGGCGAAATGACCTGGGCAGCCGAGCATGTGATCGGCGTCGCCAAGGATGTGCCGGAAGAGATCAAGGCCGGCCTGCGCGCCAACTTCGAAGGCGAATGCACGGAAGTCGGCATGTACCTGGCCATGGGCCGCGCCGCTGCCCGGGAAGGCTATCCGGAAATTGCCGAATACTGGAAGACCGCCGCGTTTGAGGAAGCCGAGCACGCCGCGAAGTTCGCCGAGCTGCTGGGCGAGGTCGTCTCCCCCAGCACCAAGGAAAACCTGCGCGTCCGCGTGGAAGCCGAAAACGGCGCCACCCAGGGCAAGACCGACCTGGCCAAGAAGGCCAAGGAGCTCGGTCTGGATGCCATCCACGACACCGTGCATGAAATGGCCCGCGATGAAGCCCGGCACGGCAAAGCCTTCAAAGGCCTGCTGGATCGGTATTTCAAATAA
- a CDS encoding rubredoxin: MKYECPCGYVYDPEVGDPEGGIAPGTAFEDIPEDWVCPVCGLGKDAFTPA; encoded by the coding sequence ATGAAGTATGAATGTCCCTGCGGTTACGTGTATGATCCCGAAGTCGGCGATCCGGAAGGCGGCATCGCTCCCGGCACAGCTTTCGAGGATATCCCGGAAGACTGGGTCTGCCCGGTCTGCGGCCTGGGCAAGGACGCGTTTACCCCTGCCTGA
- a CDS encoding phosphodiester glycosidase family protein, whose product MKNVLKALVILLLLFCFLFLVPSATHVGWAEIIDIPMDAETKLAKVPDAIPVPQESGRISDTEYSDPSISVTFETGRMYDTNYMLARVKIANATQIRSMMSGSYGNSSEVRCDRLAKRANAVLAINGDYFTKRRNTGITIRQGRAWYVPRSDRNLSYNGSIQFDVLLIDKAGDLHILKSAVMADLEAYEPLAENIVNSFTFGPALVIDGVRQSDFPNTNNGPTKNTQRMAICQTGPLEYMCICCEGPDDPGSTGMTLEQFADLVSSQEGVQQAYNLDGGASSSMLFLGEKVNCPNRSARREIVDILYFASAYIPDAPAETAEPAAE is encoded by the coding sequence ATGAAGAACGTACTGAAAGCCCTTGTGATCCTCCTGCTGCTGTTCTGCTTCCTGTTCCTGGTCCCCTCCGCCACCCATGTGGGCTGGGCGGAAATCATTGATATCCCCATGGATGCGGAAACAAAGCTGGCCAAAGTCCCGGATGCGATCCCGGTCCCGCAGGAAAGCGGCCGGATTTCAGATACGGAATATTCCGATCCTTCCATCTCCGTCACCTTCGAAACCGGGCGGATGTATGACACCAATTATATGCTTGCCCGGGTGAAAATCGCGAACGCCACCCAGATCCGTTCCATGATGTCCGGAAGCTACGGCAATTCATCGGAAGTCCGGTGCGACCGGCTGGCCAAACGGGCCAACGCGGTCCTGGCCATCAACGGCGACTATTTCACCAAGCGCCGCAACACCGGCATCACCATCCGGCAGGGGCGCGCGTGGTACGTACCGAGGAGCGACCGGAACCTGTCCTACAACGGAAGCATCCAGTTCGACGTCCTGCTGATTGACAAAGCCGGTGACCTGCATATCCTCAAGTCGGCCGTCATGGCGGACCTGGAGGCGTACGAGCCGCTGGCGGAAAACATCGTCAACTCCTTCACCTTCGGCCCCGCCCTGGTGATCGACGGGGTCCGGCAGAGCGATTTCCCGAACACCAATAACGGCCCGACCAAGAACACCCAGCGGATGGCCATCTGCCAGACCGGCCCGCTGGAATACATGTGCATCTGCTGCGAAGGGCCGGACGATCCCGGCTCCACCGGCATGACGCTGGAGCAGTTTGCGGACCTGGTTTCCTCCCAGGAAGGCGTCCAGCAGGCTTACAACCTCGACGGCGGCGCTTCCTCCAGCATGCTGTTCCTCGGCGAGAAGGTCAACTGCCCGAACCGCAGCGCCCGGCGGGAGATCGTGGACATCCTGTACTTTGCCTCCGCCTATATCCCGGATGCGCCGGCTGAAACCGCGGAACCCGCGGCCGAATAA
- a CDS encoding helix-turn-helix domain-containing protein, producing MAGRFSSPEFDAESARARNLVGARLAELRRSRGMTQGQLAAALAPFGVRVQTAAVSKWEKGDSVPSAYQLFALCHALDFSAWADAFGDPSFLPDPALNPEGQALLAEFRSWLESRRRYRVLPAHPAPLVEMDVSLIPASAGFGEALDNNEFERVSFPSASVPEGADFAVRVHGDSMEPVLSDGQYAWIRKCAGLRPGEVGLFILDGEGYIKVYSEQDPAPADRDAFTDSSGILHPQPVLVSCNGNYAPKPVPAESEFRIVGRVLNG from the coding sequence ATGGCCGGCCGTTTTTCTTCTCCGGAGTTTGACGCGGAATCCGCCCGCGCCCGGAACCTGGTGGGAGCCCGCCTGGCGGAGCTCCGCCGCAGCCGGGGAATGACGCAGGGGCAGCTGGCGGCCGCGCTGGCCCCGTTCGGCGTCCGGGTGCAGACCGCCGCCGTCAGCAAATGGGAAAAGGGGGATTCGGTCCCCAGCGCCTACCAGCTGTTTGCGCTGTGCCACGCGCTGGATTTCTCCGCTTGGGCGGACGCCTTCGGCGATCCTTCCTTCCTGCCGGATCCCGCGCTGAATCCGGAGGGGCAGGCCCTGCTGGCCGAATTCCGGAGCTGGCTGGAAAGCCGCCGCCGGTACCGGGTGCTTCCCGCGCACCCCGCCCCGCTGGTGGAGATGGACGTCAGCCTGATTCCCGCTTCCGCCGGCTTCGGCGAGGCGCTGGACAACAACGAGTTTGAGCGGGTGTCCTTTCCCTCCGCGTCCGTGCCGGAAGGGGCGGACTTCGCCGTCCGTGTCCACGGGGACAGCATGGAGCCGGTCCTGTCGGACGGGCAGTATGCCTGGATCCGGAAATGCGCCGGCCTCCGCCCCGGGGAAGTCGGCCTCTTCATCCTGGACGGGGAAGGATACATCAAGGTTTACAGCGAGCAGGATCCCGCGCCTGCCGACCGGGACGCCTTCACGGACAGCAGCGGCATCCTCCATCCCCAGCCGGTCCTGGTTTCCTGCAATGGAAACTACGCCCCGAAGCCCGTTCCCGCCGAGTCCGAATTCCGGATTGTCGGCCGGGTGCTGAATGGCTGA
- a CDS encoding prolipoprotein diacylglyceryl transferase, which translates to MEQMPLWTIPVGDTELSVMPYAVCVVAAIACGLLLLGWTARGKLKNGTVSTLAVLMLPLGLVFAKLFHVAGDWYWYEAAGLDSILRLWEGGYGLWGAVLGCAIAVVLTSRIAKEPCSVLFDACAAPAALVIAVCRFAEYPFTGQGIGMGVDSDSVFCRFPFAVFNEWEEGYWAIFMLEGLIALIILVLLLVSRRSGGGKARMFLILYSATQIVCESLRRDQYLVWSFVRVSQLTAALVLAGLIAAALVRRHGPDRKDWVYLILFLLGIGIVIGMEFAKDKLPALPIWSCYAIMAAASAMMGVVTWRLVFRKPAAQL; encoded by the coding sequence TTGGAACAGATGCCCCTGTGGACAATCCCGGTCGGGGATACGGAACTCTCCGTCATGCCCTATGCGGTCTGTGTGGTCGCCGCAATTGCCTGCGGCCTCCTGCTGCTGGGCTGGACGGCCCGCGGAAAGCTGAAAAACGGGACCGTCAGTACGCTCGCCGTCCTGATGCTGCCTCTCGGGCTGGTATTTGCCAAGCTGTTCCATGTCGCGGGCGACTGGTACTGGTATGAGGCGGCCGGGCTGGACAGCATCCTCCGCCTCTGGGAAGGCGGTTACGGCCTGTGGGGCGCTGTCCTGGGCTGCGCGATCGCGGTGGTCCTGACCTCCCGGATCGCGAAGGAACCGTGCTCCGTCCTGTTTGATGCCTGCGCCGCTCCGGCCGCGCTCGTCATTGCGGTATGCCGCTTCGCCGAGTATCCGTTCACCGGGCAGGGAATCGGCATGGGCGTGGATTCCGATTCCGTATTCTGCCGTTTCCCCTTCGCGGTGTTCAATGAGTGGGAGGAAGGATACTGGGCCATCTTCATGCTGGAAGGCCTGATCGCGCTCATCATCCTGGTACTCCTGTTGGTTTCCCGGCGTTCCGGCGGCGGAAAGGCCCGGATGTTCCTGATCCTGTATTCCGCGACGCAGATTGTCTGTGAAAGCCTGCGCCGGGACCAGTACCTGGTCTGGTCCTTTGTCCGGGTTTCCCAGCTGACGGCCGCGCTGGTGCTGGCCGGCCTGATTGCCGCGGCGCTGGTCCGCCGGCACGGCCCGGACCGGAAGGACTGGGTTTATCTCATTCTTTTCCTGCTCGGCATCGGGATCGTCATCGGCATGGAATTCGCCAAGGACAAACTGCCCGCCCTTCCGATCTGGAGCTGCTATGCCATCATGGCCGCGGCAAGCGCCATGATGGGGGTTGTCACCTGGCGCCTGGTTTTCCGGAAACCGGCAGCGCAGCTGTAA
- a CDS encoding VWA domain-containing protein — translation MKKNLTEMVFILDRSGSMAGLEKDTIGGFNSMIQRQKGENGEALVSTVLFDNESAVIHDRVDIRKVEPLTERQYFVGGCTALVDAIGGAIHHIGNVHKYAREEDVPEHTVFIITTDGMENASNRYSSDEVKAMVQRQKEKYGWEFLFLGANIDAVETAARMGIGQDRAVNFHNDEIGVKLNYQALSEAVCSVRRSAPLGADWKSSIEKDYKSRKPRR, via the coding sequence ATGAAGAAGAATCTGACAGAAATGGTCTTCATCCTGGACCGGAGCGGCTCCATGGCCGGCCTGGAAAAGGATACCATCGGCGGTTTCAACAGCATGATCCAGCGGCAGAAAGGCGAAAATGGCGAAGCCCTGGTTTCCACGGTCCTCTTTGACAATGAAAGCGCCGTCATCCACGACCGGGTGGATATCCGGAAGGTGGAGCCGCTGACGGAGCGGCAGTATTTCGTCGGCGGATGCACCGCCCTGGTCGACGCGATCGGCGGGGCGATCCACCACATCGGCAACGTCCATAAGTATGCCCGGGAAGAGGATGTGCCGGAACACACCGTCTTCATCATCACCACGGACGGGATGGAGAATGCCTCCAACCGGTATTCCAGCGATGAGGTCAAGGCAATGGTGCAGCGGCAGAAGGAAAAGTACGGCTGGGAATTCCTGTTCCTCGGCGCCAATATCGACGCGGTGGAAACCGCCGCCCGCATGGGCATCGGGCAGGACCGGGCCGTCAATTTCCACAATGATGAAATCGGCGTAAAGCTGAATTACCAGGCGCTCAGCGAGGCGGTCTGCAGTGTCCGCCGCAGCGCGCCGCTCGGCGCGGACTGGAAAAGCTCGATTGAGAAGGATTACAAAAGCCGGAAACCCCGCCGGTAA
- a CDS encoding DNA methylase, which produces MPDRSCICIDLKSFYASVECVARGLDPLKARLLVADASRTDKTICLAVSPALKAIGVSSRPRLFEAKQAIRLYEAAAHTHVDYITATPRMAEYIRVSSEIYAVYRKYIAEEDIHVYSIDECFLDVTPYLHLYRDAALAENVSPARFLAMAMVRDVLKSTGITATVGIGSNLYLAKIAMDIVAKKSIPDPDGVRIAELDEEDYRSLLWSHRPLTDFWQVGPGTARRLTTHGMRTMGDIAAVSQSNEELLYRLFGVNAELLIDHAWGIEPTRMKDIKSYRSASHSLSAGQVLPRPYRYDEALVVFGEMADGLAADLVDKRLQTAAVTWWVSFDPASLEACPDYTGPVCVDFYGRLHPAHTGGTIRFPVSTSSPREIRNAAADSFRRLVPPMLLVRRIGICADEVRNESTAAQLDLFTDYTARERELHLQYAMLALRKKYGRNILFRGMNLLEGATAMERNRQIGGHRA; this is translated from the coding sequence ATGCCGGACCGGTCCTGTATCTGCATTGACCTGAAATCCTTCTACGCATCGGTGGAATGCGTCGCCCGGGGACTGGATCCCCTGAAGGCCCGCCTCCTGGTGGCCGATGCCTCCCGCACGGACAAAACCATCTGCCTGGCGGTCTCCCCGGCCCTGAAGGCGATCGGCGTATCCAGCCGGCCGCGCCTTTTTGAGGCGAAGCAGGCCATCCGCCTGTATGAGGCCGCCGCCCATACCCATGTGGACTATATCACCGCCACCCCGCGGATGGCGGAATATATCCGGGTTTCCTCCGAGATCTATGCCGTCTACCGGAAGTACATTGCCGAAGAGGATATCCATGTCTACTCCATCGATGAATGCTTCCTGGATGTGACGCCCTACCTGCACCTGTACCGCGATGCGGCGCTGGCTGAAAATGTTTCCCCGGCCCGTTTCCTGGCCATGGCCATGGTCCGGGATGTGCTGAAATCCACCGGAATCACCGCAACGGTCGGGATCGGCTCCAACCTGTACCTGGCCAAGATCGCCATGGATATCGTGGCCAAAAAATCCATTCCGGACCCGGACGGCGTCCGCATCGCCGAGCTGGATGAGGAGGATTACCGGTCGCTGCTCTGGTCCCACCGCCCGCTGACGGATTTCTGGCAGGTCGGCCCGGGGACGGCCCGCCGGCTGACGACCCACGGAATGCGTACCATGGGGGATATTGCCGCGGTTTCCCAGTCCAACGAAGAGCTGCTGTACCGGCTGTTCGGTGTCAACGCGGAGCTGCTGATCGACCACGCGTGGGGCATCGAGCCGACGCGGATGAAGGATATCAAATCCTACCGGTCCGCCTCCCACAGCCTGTCCGCCGGGCAGGTACTGCCCCGCCCCTACCGGTATGATGAGGCGCTGGTGGTCTTCGGGGAAATGGCGGACGGGCTTGCCGCGGACCTGGTGGACAAACGCCTGCAGACCGCTGCCGTCACCTGGTGGGTCAGCTTTGACCCGGCCAGCCTGGAAGCCTGTCCGGACTATACCGGTCCGGTCTGCGTGGACTTTTACGGGCGCCTGCATCCGGCCCATACCGGCGGTACGATCCGCTTCCCGGTTTCCACCAGCAGTCCCCGGGAAATCCGGAATGCGGCCGCCGATTCTTTCCGCCGTCTCGTCCCGCCCATGCTGCTGGTCCGCCGGATCGGCATCTGTGCCGATGAGGTCCGGAATGAATCCACCGCCGCCCAGCTGGACCTGTTCACGGACTATACCGCCCGGGAACGGGAGCTTCACCTGCAGTATGCCATGCTGGCCCTGCGGAAGAAATACGGACGGAATATCCTCTTCAGGGGGATGAACCTGCTCGAGGGTGCCACCGCCATGGAACGGAACCGGCAGATCGGCGGCCACCGGGCATAG
- a CDS encoding O-acetyl-ADP-ribose deacetylase, translating to MPFEIVRNDITRMQVDAIVNAANPSLLGGGGVDGAIHAAAGPELLAECRTLNGCRTGQAKMTRGYRLPCRFVIHTVGPVWRGGTHGEAGLLASCYRESLRLAEEAGCESVAFPLISSGVYGYPKDQALEVATGTIRDFLADHDMQVFLVIYDRNSFAISQKLYADIRAFIDDAYVGPDYEEMESRRKSCNISYTEAMPAYGAPDSAPLENAKGKRRWSILAPRKKEKEARPKPSISFEADTAECLSMPEDLKSFVRQIDEGFRDMLLRKIDERGITDAECYKRANIDRKLFNKIKNVPDYRPGKTTVLAFAVALELPLEETREMLMKAGFSLSHSSKSDLIVEYFIRHGNYDIYQINEALFEFDQKLLGSLS from the coding sequence ATGCCGTTTGAAATTGTCCGCAATGATATCACCCGGATGCAGGTGGATGCCATCGTCAATGCCGCCAATCCTTCCCTGCTGGGCGGCGGGGGAGTGGACGGCGCGATCCACGCGGCCGCCGGACCGGAGCTGCTGGCGGAATGCCGCACCCTGAACGGCTGCCGGACCGGGCAGGCCAAAATGACCCGGGGCTACCGCCTTCCCTGCCGGTTCGTCATCCATACCGTCGGTCCCGTCTGGCGGGGCGGCACCCATGGGGAGGCCGGCCTGCTGGCCTCCTGCTACCGGGAATCGCTCCGGCTTGCGGAGGAGGCCGGCTGTGAATCCGTCGCCTTTCCGCTGATCTCCTCCGGGGTCTACGGATACCCGAAGGACCAGGCGCTGGAGGTCGCGACCGGTACCATCCGGGATTTCCTGGCGGATCATGACATGCAGGTTTTCCTGGTCATCTACGACCGGAATTCATTCGCGATCAGCCAAAAGCTGTACGCGGATATCCGGGCGTTCATTGATGACGCGTACGTCGGCCCGGATTACGAGGAAATGGAATCCCGGCGCAAATCCTGCAATATCTCATACACGGAAGCGATGCCCGCATACGGCGCCCCCGATTCCGCACCGTTGGAGAATGCCAAAGGGAAGCGGCGGTGGTCCATCCTTGCTCCGCGAAAAAAAGAAAAGGAAGCCCGGCCGAAACCGTCCATATCGTTTGAGGCGGATACCGCCGAATGCCTTTCCATGCCGGAGGACCTGAAGTCATTTGTAAGGCAAATCGACGAAGGCTTCCGGGATATGCTGCTGCGGAAAATCGACGAACGCGGGATCACCGATGCGGAATGCTATAAGCGGGCGAATATCGACCGGAAGCTGTTCAACAAGATCAAGAATGTGCCGGACTACCGGCCCGGAAAAACCACCGTGCTGGCCTTCGCCGTCGCGCTGGAGCTCCCGCTGGAGGAAACCCGGGAAATGCTGATGAAAGCCGGCTTCTCCCTGTCGCACAGCAGCAAATCCGACCTGATCGTCGAATATTTCATCCGGCACGGAAATTACGATATATACCAGATTAACGAGGCGCTTTTCGAATTCGACCAGAAGCTGCTGGGATCCCTCTCCTGA
- a CDS encoding formate/nitrite transporter family protein, which yields MVKTGKTFILGVLAGISISLGGTVYLLSADKTVGALLFSVGLFCVCVFGFNLFTGKVCYVLDNDAGYALMLPVIWTGNLVGAVCTALLESLTRMGPALAEKAAAASEAKLAQSPLSALILAVFCNIMIYIAVEGYKTIPHELGKYLAILFGVIVFILCGFEHCVANMYYFTMGAAWSWKAAGYLLLMTAGNALGGVVIPLLRRLAKQA from the coding sequence ATGGTGAAGACCGGAAAAACGTTTATCCTGGGCGTGCTGGCCGGAATCAGCATTTCCCTTGGCGGCACGGTTTATCTGCTTTCAGCGGACAAAACGGTGGGAGCCCTGCTGTTCTCGGTCGGGCTGTTCTGCGTATGTGTGTTCGGATTCAACCTGTTTACCGGGAAGGTCTGTTACGTACTGGACAATGACGCGGGATACGCCCTTATGCTGCCGGTGATCTGGACCGGCAACCTGGTCGGTGCGGTATGCACCGCCCTGCTGGAATCGCTGACCCGGATGGGGCCGGCCCTTGCGGAAAAAGCCGCCGCCGCGTCGGAGGCAAAGCTGGCTCAGTCCCCGCTGAGCGCGCTGATCCTGGCGGTTTTCTGCAATATCATGATCTACATTGCCGTGGAAGGATACAAAACCATCCCGCACGAGCTGGGGAAGTACCTGGCAATCCTGTTCGGCGTGATCGTGTTTATCCTGTGCGGCTTTGAGCACTGCGTCGCCAACATGTATTACTTTACGATGGGTGCCGCGTGGAGCTGGAAGGCGGCCGGATACCTGCTGCTGATGACGGCCGGAAACGCCCTGGGCGGGGTGGTCATTCCGCTGCTGCGCCGGCTGGCGAAGCAGGCGTAA
- a CDS encoding Na/Pi cotransporter family protein — translation MDISSIVLLLGGVAMFLFGMSLMGDGLKKVAGNKLELILYRLSNTPLKGILLGTGVTAVIQSSSATSVMVVGFVNSSMMRLRQAISIIMGAIIGTSITGWVICLSSVGGDGASAALKLLSTESLSAMIAVAGILIRMISKKKSMQHIADILMGFAVLMFGMQTMSRSVSGLRSDPAFTAFLTSFSNPLLGILAGFVFTAILQSASASVGILQALSATGLISFDQALPIIMGIAVGASIPVLISGAGSSRDGRRAAFSYLVIEIIRTILFAAVFYILHAFLQFSFMNMTMNMFSIALLNTLFRVSTVVVLAPFIPLFEKLMVRLIPDDPSESAQTEDMKRLEERFLAYPTLAVEQTRLTINKMAELTRQSMQDAIALLSDFSPKKLEEVRELEGIVDRYEDKIGSYLMRLTGQEMTETQNRSVSQYLRAITDLERISDHALNVAERAEEIYEKKISFSDKGEKEMANLTEAITQILDLTIDSFLADDTEAAYQVEPLEQVIDRICRRMRERHTMRLQKGKCTIVNGYVFNDLVSDFERVSDHCSNIAIVLVELVDNALDVHEMSEVMHQDHPHHFEEYFNSFAAKYIKKKDQDLLQDDAE, via the coding sequence ATGGACATTTCAAGTATTGTGTTGCTCCTGGGCGGAGTGGCGATGTTCCTCTTCGGAATGTCGCTGATGGGTGACGGTCTGAAAAAGGTCGCGGGCAATAAGCTCGAGCTGATTCTGTACCGGCTTTCCAACACACCGCTCAAGGGCATTTTGCTTGGTACGGGCGTTACCGCGGTCATTCAGTCGTCTTCCGCAACCAGCGTCATGGTGGTCGGTTTTGTCAACTCCTCCATGATGCGCCTGCGGCAGGCGATTTCCATTATCATGGGCGCAATCATCGGCACCAGCATTACCGGCTGGGTCATCTGCCTTTCCTCGGTCGGCGGGGACGGCGCTTCCGCGGCGCTGAAGCTGCTCTCCACAGAAAGCCTGAGCGCGATGATTGCCGTGGCCGGCATCCTGATCCGCATGATTTCCAAAAAGAAATCCATGCAGCATATCGCGGATATCCTGATGGGCTTTGCCGTGCTGATGTTCGGCATGCAGACCATGAGCCGCTCGGTATCCGGCCTGCGGTCCGATCCCGCGTTCACCGCGTTCCTCACCAGCTTCAGCAATCCCCTCCTGGGAATCCTGGCCGGCTTTGTGTTCACCGCGATCCTGCAGAGTGCCTCCGCCTCGGTCGGTATCCTGCAGGCGCTGTCCGCCACGGGCCTGATCTCATTTGACCAGGCGCTGCCCATCATCATGGGTATTGCGGTCGGCGCTTCCATCCCGGTGCTGATCTCCGGCGCGGGTTCTTCCCGGGACGGCCGCCGCGCGGCGTTCTCCTACCTGGTCATTGAAATCATCCGCACGATCCTGTTCGCCGCGGTGTTCTACATTCTCCACGCGTTCCTGCAGTTCTCCTTCATGAACATGACGATGAACATGTTCTCCATCGCGCTGCTGAACACCCTGTTCCGGGTTTCCACCGTGGTGGTGCTGGCGCCGTTCATTCCCCTGTTTGAGAAGCTGATGGTCCGCCTGATCCCGGACGATCCGTCGGAATCCGCCCAGACAGAGGATATGAAACGCCTGGAGGAACGCTTCCTGGCCTATCCCACCCTGGCCGTGGAACAGACCCGGCTGACCATCAACAAGATGGCCGAGCTGACCCGGCAGTCCATGCAGGATGCCATCGCCCTGCTGTCCGACTTCTCCCCGAAAAAGCTGGAGGAGGTTCGTGAACTGGAGGGAATCGTCGACCGGTATGAGGACAAAATCGGCAGCTACCTGATGCGCCTGACCGGCCAGGAAATGACTGAGACCCAGAACCGGTCCGTCAGCCAGTACCTGCGCGCCATCACCGACCTGGAGCGGATCAGCGACCACGCCCTGAACGTCGCGGAGCGGGCGGAAGAGATCTATGAGAAAAAGATCTCCTTCTCCGACAAGGGCGAAAAGGAAATGGCCAACCTGACCGAAGCCATCACCCAGATCCTGGACCTGACCATCGACAGCTTCCTGGCGGATGATACGGAAGCCGCCTACCAGGTGGAGCCCCTCGAGCAGGTCATTGACCGGATCTGCCGCCGGATGCGGGAGCGCCACACCATGCGCCTGCAGAAGGGCAAGTGCACCATCGTAAACGGCTATGTCTTCAATGACCTGGTTTCCGATTTCGAGCGGGTGTCCGACCACTGCTCCAACATCGCCATCGTGCTGGTGGAACTGGTGGACAACGCGCTGGATGTCCACGAGATGTCCGAAGTCATGCACCAGGACCATCCGCACCATTTCGAGGAGTACTTCAACAGCTTCGCCGCGAAGTACATCAAAAAGAAGGACCAGGATCTCCTGCAGGACGACGCGGAGTAA